Proteins encoded together in one Riemerella anatipestifer window:
- a CDS encoding ATP-binding protein: MNFKRHIFDELVQWKTSSNAKPLILRGARQVGKTTLVRSLGESYTHFIELNLEKSEDASLVERSNSVQELVNFLALKNEISPKDFPNTLLFIDEIQESEKAISFLRYFYEDLPELNVIAAGSLLEHTLKKTKNYPVGRINYLYLFPLNFQEYLEAQGKNNLLERFRNVPVDDIAHELLMKEFHTYCIIGGMPEIVANYVAHKDLLALPQIYESIWNTYKDDVIKYADSKSEENVMKHIVNTAASFVDQRIKFQNFGHSNYKSREVSEAFNNLDAAKVIQVIYPCTNVEPPILPDYKKSPRLQFLDTGILNFDLNIQADLLLMKDLSEAYKGAIIPHIVNQEVLSLNTTDYKKTNFWVRDKTQSSAEVDLLIAHGKFMIPIEIKSGKTGSLKSLHQFVNQTPHQFAVRMYGGKFNIEETVTPEGKPYLLMNLPYYLGTYLKQYIHYFITKYNVE; the protein is encoded by the coding sequence ATGAATTTTAAACGACATATTTTCGATGAGTTGGTTCAATGGAAAACGAGTTCTAATGCCAAACCGTTGATACTAAGAGGAGCTCGACAAGTAGGAAAAACGACCTTGGTTCGCAGTTTAGGGGAAAGTTATACCCATTTTATAGAGCTTAATTTAGAAAAAAGCGAAGATGCAAGTCTCGTAGAACGAAGTAATAGTGTACAGGAATTGGTCAATTTTTTGGCATTAAAAAATGAAATCTCCCCAAAAGATTTCCCAAATACACTGCTTTTTATTGATGAAATCCAGGAATCCGAAAAAGCAATTTCTTTTTTGCGTTATTTTTATGAGGACTTGCCAGAATTGAATGTCATTGCTGCGGGTTCTTTGCTGGAGCATACCTTAAAGAAAACTAAAAATTATCCAGTAGGTAGGATTAATTATCTGTATTTGTTTCCTTTAAATTTTCAGGAATATCTTGAAGCACAGGGGAAAAATAATTTGTTGGAACGATTTCGGAATGTTCCCGTTGACGACATTGCCCACGAACTTTTGATGAAAGAGTTCCACACCTATTGTATTATCGGAGGAATGCCAGAAATTGTTGCCAACTATGTTGCTCATAAAGATTTATTAGCACTTCCACAGATTTATGAAAGTATTTGGAATACCTACAAAGATGATGTGATAAAATACGCAGATAGTAAATCGGAAGAAAATGTGATGAAACATATCGTAAATACCGCTGCATCATTTGTTGACCAACGGATTAAATTTCAAAATTTCGGACACTCTAATTATAAGTCGAGGGAAGTGAGCGAGGCATTTAATAATTTAGATGCCGCAAAGGTCATTCAGGTAATTTATCCTTGTACCAATGTAGAGCCGCCAATTCTTCCAGATTACAAAAAATCGCCACGATTACAATTTTTGGATACAGGAATTTTAAATTTTGATCTGAATATTCAAGCCGATTTATTGCTAATGAAAGACCTTAGCGAAGCATACAAAGGAGCGATTATACCCCATATTGTTAATCAGGAAGTTTTGTCTTTGAATACTACAGATTACAAAAAGACCAATTTTTGGGTTCGGGACAAAACGCAATCATCAGCAGAGGTAGATTTGCTCATTGCCCACGGAAAATTCATGATTCCTATTGAAATTAAATCGGGGAAAACGGGAAGTTTGAAATCCTTGCATCAATTTGTGAATCAAACCCCTCATCAATTCGCAGTCAGAATGTATGGAGGAAAATTCAACATTGAAGAAACCGTTACACCAGAAGGGAAACCTTACTTGTTAATGAATTTGCCCTATTATTTAGGGACGTATTTAAAACAATATATCCATTACTTTATCACTAAATACAATGTCGAATAA
- a CDS encoding master DNA invertase Mpi family serine-type recombinase: protein MIYGYIRVSTDKQTVENQRFEINHFCERQEIIVNKWIEETISGAKNVDDRKLGKLLKKMKKGDILICSELSRLGRNLLMIMGVLNECMNRDIQVWTIKDNYRLGSDINSKVLAFAFGLSAEIERNLISQRTKEALARKRAEGVVLGRPLGSKSAKTKLTGQEKKIQELLDKKVSYSAIGRILNVHRLTVSSFVKRQKLSY from the coding sequence ATGATTTACGGATACATTAGGGTAAGTACAGACAAGCAAACTGTAGAAAATCAAAGATTTGAAATTAACCATTTTTGCGAAAGACAAGAAATAATAGTGAATAAATGGATTGAAGAAACCATATCAGGAGCTAAAAATGTAGATGATCGAAAACTAGGTAAGCTTCTCAAAAAAATGAAAAAAGGAGATATACTTATTTGCTCTGAACTTTCCCGTTTGGGAAGAAATCTATTAATGATTATGGGTGTTCTAAATGAATGTATGAATCGTGATATTCAGGTTTGGACAATAAAAGATAATTACCGTTTAGGAAGTGATATCAATTCCAAAGTTTTAGCATTTGCTTTTGGTCTTTCGGCAGAAATTGAAAGAAATCTTATTTCTCAAAGAACCAAAGAAGCATTGGCAAGAAAGCGGGCAGAAGGTGTTGTTCTCGGTCGTCCATTGGGAAGTAAATCTGCTAAAACCAAACTTACGGGGCAGGAAAAAAAGATTCAAGAATTGCTTGATAAAAAAGTTTCCTATTCCGCAATAGGTAGAATTTTAAATGTCCACAGATTGACTGTAAGTAGTTTTGTAAAAAGGCAGAAATTAAGTTATTAG